AGCCCCCAgtaagtgctttttcttttcttttcttttttaaaaagattttatttatctgacaacagagatcacaagtaggcagagaggcaggcagagagattggaggaagctggctccctgctgagcagagagcccaatgcagggatggatcccaggaccccaggaccataacCCCAGCTGTGCAAGGCAGCATGGTCCAGGCCCAGATGTTGCGGGGTGCCAGTGGGGGCGCCCTGTCCACTCCCCAGTCCCTGTTTCGGTCCCTGGAAAGAGTGGGTGGCTGGTGGCCCAAGCCATGTTTCCAGCCCAGGATTCCTAGGAAATTGCTATGGCTCACCAGcgcctgtgttttgctgtttatCCCCACTTTTCCCCTGCTCCAGGTCTCCACTCCTCACTCCTCCTAAAGCCAAAAGGACCAGCAAACCTGCCACAGACAAAGGCTTTTGGGATTGGCGCTTCTCCACATTCAGAAACTGCGCTGAAGCCttaaaatgcagtatctgcaatGTGAGGGAAGCCACCTCCACCAAAtacttgaagatctgggttagTTTTGGCAGAAGGAattttgttgcttaaggtgtgggagagggtggagcgCTATCCTTGAGgccctctttccaacttgttgatgatggcttttttgcatttgggggtggttgatgtgtggttttggttgtgtgtattttgtgtgtatttccccGCCACCGCCTCTCCCTGTCCCCGGACCTCCGTTTTAGCAGTGCAAACCTCCCCACACCCCTGGTGGCCCTggagcctagcagtcactggcccacagcaagtccccagccctccctccccttccaccccctcAGCTCTGAGCAGGTACCTGGTCAGTGATATGCTGTACCCCAATGCACCCACCCACGCCCCAAGCGGGAAGTGGCACTGCTGGGAGAAGAAAAAcagtctccctcccttcccagagcCCTTCCATGGCCCGACATCAGCTGGACCTCAGCCCCTGGGCCTTAAGCTCCCGGGACACCTCCGCTTGCACCACTGCAGCTACCCATCTCCCTGCCAGTCTCCCTCCCATCTGCACCGCCTTATCCAAGTGACTGATGAGGGGCAAGGCCGGGCACTGCGCTGAGGCGTGCAGTAGCGTAGCATGGCACGGCGTGGTGTGCTGTGGCATGTGCAAAGCTGTCGGTGTGCCTGCCTGGGTGGGTGTGCTCGCTCGGGGAGGGCGGGACTGCTGGTGACCCCGCGGGCCCGGCGAGGTGGAGCCTGGGAGCCCCACAagcagtgatgggctctggaccCCTCATGTCCCCCTTACCGGGCTGCATTTTCAGTGCCTGAGTTTTGTGATCATGGGTCTTTTAAGTATGAGTTTGCCTGAGTATGTAGGAGTTTTGCGATTAtgtcaaatttattcctaaatcatTTAAGGTTTGATGTTTTTGTAACTGGGATTGTTCTTAATCTCTTAATCTCATTTTGCACTGCTCAATTTTGGTGAATAAGACTACAACTTGTCCTGAGTACTGATCCTGCATCGTGGAACTATGCTGGACATACTGAGGCCTAATGGCATTTTTGTGGATTAAACTTTTTCTATAGAAGAATtctatagaagaatttttttctatagtatCTTATGAAAATAGAGACCTTTTCACTTCTTCCACTCTTATTCATACTCCTGTTATTTCGTTTTCTTGCTAAATACCCAAGACAGAATTTCCAATAAAacgttgaataaaagtggcaattgcaggctttttttcttattcctgaccttagggaggaACCATCTAGCcttttaccattaaatatgtAAGTGTGGGTTCTCATATACAGCTTTTTATTACGttaagaaaattctcttttattcagtTGAAAGATTATTATCACCAAATGGTGTTGACATTTAaccacttttttcttctatatctatGGAGGTAATCATGTGCTTTACCCTTTATTATATTGATATGGCATATTAATTATATtgattaaatatcattttatttatttatttaacagagagagagagagagacaatgagtgagggaacacaagcaggggaagttggagagggagaaacagaccctctgccaggcttggagccttatgcagggcttgatcccaagaccctgggatcatgacctgagctgaaatcagatgcccaatgactgagccacccaggtgcccctaaatatcacattttgagCAAACTTTACATACCTGAGATAATTCCTCTTTGGCCATAGCATTTTAtgtgttgctgaattcagtttactagcattagtattgaagattttttttgtctacagttctaagagatattggtctataatttcattttcttgtgtcatctttacctggttttgggatctCGCTAATACTGACTCTCACAGAATGAATGCGAACTATTCTCTCCACTTCTacattttgaatgatttttgaatcttccttaaatgttttcacagaaTTCACCAGTGTGCCATATGGCCCCAGATTTTTCATTATGGAAAGTTTTTGGATTACCTGTTcgattattttacttatttcggttctattcagattgtctactTTGGGGTTAAGATGAAGGAATTTGAGTCTTTCTAGCAACCtgccaaattcctttagttttctaatttatcaGCATGCAATTGTTCCTCATATggcaatttaattctttttatttctataaggctAATAGGAATGCCTCTCTTtcattccatatttttttcataatttggtattcttatttttggtaagaatagCCAAAAATTTGTCAATAGCTCATCTctttaaagaattagcttttggggcacctgggtggctcagtgggttaaagcctctgcctttgcctcaggtcatgatctcagggtcctgggatcaagcccctcatcaggctctctgctcagcagggagcctgcttcccttcctctctctctgcctgcctcctgcctacttttgatctgtctctgtcaaacaaataataaaataaaatctttttttaaaaaaaagaattagcttttgtattgttgtgtcttatttcatttatatctgatctcgtctttcaaaatttctttccttttgcttgctttttaactcattcttcctttatcaagtttttatttttatttctttatttgagagactgaaagagtgagtgagaagggaagagcagagagtcAAAAGCAttcctcgctgagcacagagcccaacacggggctcgagcccacaaccctgagatcatgacctgagccaaaaccaagaattggtcacctaagcagctgagccacctataagcccctaatttgtttttcattttgtcatttcttactATGATAGGTTATTAAAGTAAcacattcttcctttttaaatatgtttatgatactaagtttccctcaaaaaaaaaaaaaaaaacttaactctatcccataagactttgtattttatattttcactttcaagagatgagcaattgacagatttttggctttcaatcatctcaaggtattttctaacttctactgtgatttcttttttgactcctgtctcatttaggagtgtgttatttattttccacatatttgtgaattttctgtttccttttgtgaatgACCTTTATTTTATTGCATGGAGTTAGAGACCATACATTAGTTCTTCAACATGAATACTACATTTataggtcttttggtttttcagactggataatctcaattgatTTCTATTTATATTCCCTGATTATTTCATATCTTACTACCATTGAGCTcatctggagaatattttatttcagttataatgcaactttcatttcattctgttctaattttatttttagtatattcttgaTTTGGTGGGGCACCATTCTTGTACTTCCTGTGTATTCttttctgtaagattttattgatttatttgacagacagagattacaagtaggcagagaggcaggcagaaagagagagaggaggaagcaggttccctgctgagcagagagcccagagctgggctagatcccaggaccctgggatcatgacctgagccaaaggcagaggccttaacccactaagccgcccaggcaccccggtgtattctttaaacatggtttttcttcagttctttaacatATGGAAACATAACAATGACAGTTTTTGtccacgtctttatccattcaacctatatctggagttctttggaaatggctttaattcattgtattttgttgttttttcctagTGTATAGATAGCTATACTTCCCTTTTGCTGGAGTATTGtgcaatttcttgagaaaattaaggtttaaaCTATATAATGTGGTAACTATAGAAAGAAGATCCTACCCCTGGGTTTTGAAAGGTAGCCTAAACATCAAGGCCAGATCTCCTGAGACTACATTTCACTCTGTTTTCCCCCCCTACATACACATATTTGCACACTTcatatgactgtattttaattattaacctgGGTAGTGGAAAGCATatgtctatttacttatttactgctgtttaattttgatgttattttctaattatacaatgattctcttttagctgctactccatggagtgtgcATCAAGAATGCAACAAAATTCTATTGGCTTTCTTAccacaaatgttgtttttcatttcacaaatgaaatgtgaaattttcacaaatgtaggCTTTCATTTGACCTGAGCTCCCTAATACACTCAAAtcaagaaagattattaaatacatagaaaaatgggGATTCAAATTGTGTCATGCTTCCTGCCTATGCATCATAGACATGTGATGTAAAACAGATATCTAGACAAAAGATTTAGCTTGGTTTTTAATTGTTGCATCTAAACACAGTCAGACTGTAGACAAACCAATCATTATGCTCTTATTTGTAAACTGGGAATAACATCAGCTCTacttaatatgttaatatttatgcatttttacacaaatgttacatatttctacataaaagataaaatgcattttattgagataaaatatgtatattttctcctgtaccACCTAGTTACTGTATAATATATAGGGTTATAAATTACTTTCCCAAGGTTACACACTATTAAATTGCGTATTTGAaactcaacattttcttttttttgtttttttccataagAAACTATGCAAAATGATGACACAGATGTTTTTAGCTCTATTCACATGGTAAACTACATGTATACAcaagtatatgcatacataaacacatatgtatatatatacatgtatacactatggaattctgttttttaaatttatttcttattttcagcataacaatattcattatttttgcaccacacccagtactccatgcaatccctgcactctctaaaacccaccacctggttccccctacCTACCACCCtgccgccccttcaaaccccttagattgtttttccaagtccctaggctctcatggttcacctccccttccaatttcccccaactcccttctcctctctatcctcccatgtcctgcatgctatttgttatgctccacaattaagtgaaaccatatgataattgactctctctgcttgacttatttcactcatcataatctcttccagtcccttccatgttgctacaaaagttgggcattcgtcctttctgatggaggcataatactccatagtgtatatggaccacatcttccttatccattcgtctgttgaagggcatcttggttctttccacagtttggcgaccgtggccattgctgctataaacactggggtacagatggtccttcttttcactacatctgtacctttggggtaaatacccaggagcccaatagctgggtcatagggaagttttatttttaatttcttgagaaatctccacactgttctccaaagaggttgcaccaacatgcattcccaccaaaagtggaaaagggttcccctttctccacatcccctccaacacatgttgtttcctgtcttgctaattctggccattctaacggtgtaaggtgatatctcaatgtggttttaatttgaatctccttgagggctagtgatgatgaacattttttcatgtgtctgatggccatttatatgtctccattggagatgtgtctgctttGCACCCAACaagaaatacacacaaccaaaaccacacatcaacaacccgaaaatgcaaaaaagccatcctcaacaagttggaaagaggacctcaaggagaaccctccaccctctcccacaccttaagcaacaaaagtccTCCCAACAAAGCTAAGCCAGATCTTCAAGTACCTGGTGGAGGTGCCTTCCCCAACATGGCAGAGGCTGCCTATGAATGCTTCAGTACAGCTTCAGAAGGTGCAGATGCTCTAACCCCAAAAGCCTTTGTCTGCAGCAGGTTTCCTGGtctttctggccttctgaggagggaggagtgggggaaaggggagggaagagacagggatcaagttaaaaaagaggagaaacagcaaaacaaaggAACTGGTGAGCCCTAGCCAtttcccaggcatccagtgcTGCAAAATTTGCTGGCAGAccgaccacccacccaccctttccagggaccAAAACAGGGACCAGGGAGTGCACGGGGGCCCCAATGCGCACCCCACAAACTCTGGGCCCAGACCAtgctgcctcccacaggcagtggagATGGCAGCGGCCTGAGAGAGGCCAAGGAGGTCATGGGGAGCGGCCGACTTGTGGACTGCAGCgtggtgctggggagggggccggcAGGGGAGACGCTGGCCAGATCTGGAGGGAGCAGgtagaggcagccagaggcctgTGGCGGGAAATGGACCAGCTCCTTCCCTCTCATctcccaggctggctccctccctttctccctacctGGGTAAATCTCCCTTTGCCTGGGAGGAATGGTATTGGCGGTTGCAGCGGTGGAGGGAAGCTGAGGAGGAgctgccagggctgctgcacTCAGAGCCGTCAGCCTCCAGCGGGAGCGAAGGCGCCCACTGCTGcagcagcctcccccagccccaggatctccattttagcagCGCGGGCCTCCCTCTGCCCTGGGTAGCCACGGAAACTTGTCGTCGCCAGCCCCCTctagcccccagccctccctccccttccaccctctcagctaAGAGCAGGTACTTGGTAGGGCTCTCCTTATCGCACAAAGACAAGGGTGGGTTCTACCCCCGCACGCCCCCTCCCAAAGGCCAAAGTGTCGCTACTGGAAGGAAAATGCAGTCCACGAAGTCCTCACAAACCGGTCCCCCTCCCTTCTTGGCGAcagtcctcagccctacctctgccTTTCTTCAGTTGCCAGCCCTCGGGCTCCCGCTGCCCTCGCTTGCGCAGCCCCCGCCACCAATTCGCCGCCGCCATCCGCCTTGCTGCAATCTGCTCCCCAGCCGCCCCTTGAGTTGCCAACACCGCTTGTGCAGCCAACGCAGTCTGCGCAGACGCCGCTGTTTGCTCCACCGCTGCTACCGCCACAGACACCGCCGCCGCTGGAGCCCTGAAAGCCCAAGCGGTTGCCGCTTGAGCAGTCCAGCTGTCTGTGCCAATGCCGCTTGCACCGCCGACGCCATCGTCTGTGTGGCCGCCCCTTCCGCAGCCAACACTGCCTGCGCCGCCGCTGATGCCGCTTGTTCCGTCGAAGCCACCTCCATCTGCACCGCCGCTTGCGATGCCGAATCCGCTGTCTGCACCGTCGCTGCTACCGACGACGCTGAAGCCGCCGCTGCCTGCACCGCCGCCCTTGTCTGTGCCGAGGCCGCTTACACCCTTGACGCCTTCCTCAGCGACGTTGCCGGTTCCACCGCTGACATCCTCTGCGCCGTCACCAACGCCGCTTGTGCCGCCGCTGAAGCCGCTTCCCCTGCTATCCCCGCCGTCGCCGCCGCTTATGCCGCTGCCGCCACCGCTTGAGCCACGGACGCCTTCGACGCCGAAGCCGCTTGTGCAGCGGAAGGCATCTTCCCCTTAGCCGCTTGGCGCCCTCAACGCCGCTGTCTGCGGTCACTGCTTACGCCTCAGGGCCGCTTGCGCCTCTGACGCAGCCGCTTCCGCCGCCGCCGCTTCCGCCGCCGCCACTGTCTGCGCCGCCAGCGCCAACGGCCTCTGTAGCGGCGACCGCGCAGCCGGGGCCTCCGCGGGCGGCTTAAGCGGCGTCTGAGGCGGTGCAGAGGGCGTTAGCCGGAGAAGAGGCGGCGGCACAGGTGGCGGCGTCGCCAGACAAGCGGGGACGGCGTCGGTGGCGCAAGCGGCCTGGGCTGCACAAGCGGCGTCTAGATTCAAGTGGCCGCGGCGGCGAAGCGGCGGCGGCAGAGTCGGCGGCGGCACCGGTAACAGCGGCGGTGCAGACTGCGGCGTCAGCGGAGCAGGCGGTGGCGGTGCAGATGGCGGTGGCTTTGGTGGCGGCGGCATTGGCGGCGGCGGCATTGGCGGCGGCGGCGcaggcggtggcggcggcggaaGCGGCGGTGGCGCAGACGATGGTACAGACGATGGCGTCGGCGGTTCAGGCGGCCTCTGGGCAGAAAGGGGTGGCGGTGCAGGCGTCGGTGACTTTGGTGGGGGCGGTATTGTCGGCGGCGGCGCAGGCGGTGTTGGCTGCGGAAGCGGCGGCGGCACAGACGACGGTTGGGCGGTTCAAGCGGCATTGGCGCAGACAGCTAGACTGCACAAGCGGCAACCGCTTGGGCGTCCATGGCTCCAGCAGCGGCACCAGCGGCGTCCGCGGCGGTAGCAGCGGTGGAACAGACAGCGCCGTGGGCGCGGACTGCATCGGCTGCACAAGCAGTGTTGCCAACTCAAGCGGCGGATCCGGCGCAGATGGCAGCAACGCAGATGGCAGCAAAGCAGATTCGGCGGGGGCTGCGCAAGAGGCGGTAGTGGCAGCTCCAGGGAGGGccagcaactgaggaagggcagaggtagggctgaggacCGGCCctgagaagggaggggggcagatttGGAAGGAATTCCTGGATGGCATTTCTCCTTCCAGTGGCGCCACTTTGGGCTTTGGGGTGGGCGGGCGGGTGTACAGCCAACCCTTGTCCTTGCGCGATAAGGACAGCCCGACCAGGTACCTGCTCTgagctgagagggtggaaggggagggagggttggTGGTGAGAAGGGGCTGGCGACGACAAGTCTCCGTGGCTCCCCAGGGCGAAGGGAGGCGCGCAATGCTAAAATGGAGATTctcagggctgggggaggctgtggCGGCAGCGGTCCGGGTCGCTCCCGCTCAGGCTTGGCTGCTCTGGTGCAGCAGTCCTGGCGCCGGCTCCTCAGCGGCTgtccgccgctgccgccgccctgGCCATTCCtcccagggaaagggagatttaccctggtgaggagggagggagggagccagcctgggaggggagagggaaggaaccaGCCCACTCCCCGCCTCGGGCCTCTGGCTGCCTTTGCAGTGCCCCGTCCGATCCAGCCAGCATCTCCTCTGCTGCACCCCACCCTGCTCCCGACAGCCCCACACTGCAGTCCACAAGTCAGCCCGCTCACCGCGCCCACCGCGGCCTCTCTTGGGCCGCTGCCATCTGTGCTGCCTGTTAGAGGTAGCAGGGTCTGGGCCCTGAGGTTGTGGGGTGCCCTTGGGGGCACCCCATGCACTCCCAGGTCCCTGTTTGGGTCCCTGGAAAGGATGGGTGGTTGGTCTCCAAGCCAAGTTTGCAgcactggatgcctgggaagttGCTAGGGCTCACcagtgcctgtgttttgctgtttctcctcctttttaactggatccctgtctctttcctcccctttcccccactcctcactCCTTAGAAGGCCAGAATGACCAGAGAACCTGCTGtagagaaaggcttttggggtttGAGCATCTGCACCTTCAGAAGCAGCGCTGAAGCCTTCATAGGCAGCCTCTGCCATGTgagggaaggcacctccaccAGGTACTTGAAGATCTGGCTTAGCTTTGATGGGAGGACAtttgttgcttaaggtgtgggagatggtggagggctctccttgaggtcctctttccaacttgttgaggatggcttttttgtatttgcaggtggttgatgtgtggttttggttgtgtgtatttcgtGTTGTGTGCAAAGGGGTCCTATTCACTGCATGACTTCTGGGAGGACATTTGTCCAagtttttgtctcatttctaaTGGGCTGGATTGGTTTGCCACTTGTATCCATTGGGTTATTGGTATGGATGGGCtcaaaaagagaggaagcagggattttCTGTGGATTGGCGGAGTTTAGACGTTTTCTTTTGAACATGTGtagaatggttttaatttgcctgtCCTGAATTAACGTTTTCTTCTCCTGAGTGATTTGGTGGTGGAGGTACAGTTATGCTGGTTGTTGTGCTTTTCCTGTCTTGAGCGGCAaatgtctcttcctttcttgtgTTTGAAGATAAACATTGGggttggataaagaaagtgtaatTTTTTGGAAAGCTGAATGGTCAGTTTGTGTCTGTTTTCTGATGATCTTCTGCAGTGCTCATGGGTGTCTTTCTAGACAGTGTTAAGGTACACATTAGTCTTTTTGGGCAGCACacaatctcctttcttttggagcaAGGGTAGTTACTTCTGTAGGTTACTACTGTAGGCTTTGACGTTTAGCTCATTGGGTTGGGGATAATGTGAAGTTGAGACCTTTGTGTAGAGGCTAGTCTGCTTTTCCTTAGTTGCCTGccattttctgaggccaggccAGCTAACTTGTCAGTGTATGCTATTAGTTGCTGGGATGGGAGGTTTGAGTGACGTAGGCTCATCCTGTGCTTCAGTCAATGCTGAAGAAATTCcaagatgaataaaaacaatttttggtagggacgcctgggtggctcagtgggttaagccactgctatcgactcaggtcatgatcctcaggtcctgggatggagtcccacatcgggctcctggcttggcggggagcctgcctctctctccacctctgcctgcctctctgcctgcttggatgctttctatctctctttaTGCCCccctacaaaaaaacaaaacaaacaaacaaacaaaaaaaaaaacaaaaaaactattctGGTAAAAGGCAGCTGGGTGAGGAAGTGGTCAGCACTAACTCAATTCGTTAGAACTTCAGGGAATAGTGGAtccctggatgtctcctttgcagtTTGAACTGAAACATGCTCTATTCTTTTggctctcagtttctctttggctctgtcacCTGGTCCTTTTTGGTTGTGTTGTCTTCCTCCCCATGGGGaagttcccttcttctttttaagggaagggagttttgtgtttgttagtttttttgtttgtttttaaggattactTATTCTTTAAAGATACTTGTTTCCTTGAGAGAGTCTCTGTGGGGTCAGGGGaggccagagggacagagagagaatgtcaggtaCACTCTGCACTAAGCCAGGAGCCAGAATGAGGGCTCCATTagaggacctcgagatcatgacctgagccagagtcaggagttggatgcttaacccacagagcctcccaggcacccctttaagtaaactttttgaaCCGCAGCATATATACAGAGAAGTGCACAGATCATAAGCCAAAagcttgaggaaccttcacaagGGGAACACACCATGTGACTTtacacccaggaccccagggtctgtGATAACCCTCGTGAGGGTCACTTCTGCCACAGTTCTTGACTTCCGTTGCTGGGGAGCTGTTGTGCAAGTTCCTGAATTTGGTGTACGTGGAGTCATCCAGTTGGATGCACTCCTGGGCCTGCCTTATGGAGAGTCATCCGTGTTTGTGTGCGTGGTTGTGAGTTTACCAGTGCTGCTGTTTCATCCTCACACTATTTTAGAGCTCCACTCTGTGTGTAGACCCTTAGACATCCTAGAAATAGGATAGCTCCTTGGTGCCTTTTAATTACCTGCCTCCTTGAACACAGGTGTCTTCTTTCAGCTGTAGTATAAGGATCAAGCCTGGTGTGTGGAACTTTTCTACAGCCCATAAATGGAGAAAGCTTTTGCCTCCTCAGTTGTAGAGTTCTATCAGTCATTGCTCTTTCAAGTCATTGGTGAAGTGGATAGAAAATGCCTGCTTTCAGGGAACTGAACGGATGTTGAAAAGGTGAGACAAAAAGGTCTTCAGTGGTGGGAGGCGCACCCATGGAAtaaatgggtccatgggagagatCGTTAGTCTCTGTGGGTACATTGGGAAAGGCCTTACTGAATCTGGGATTTA
The DNA window shown above is from Neovison vison isolate M4711 chromosome 11, ASM_NN_V1, whole genome shotgun sequence and carries:
- the LOC122890358 gene encoding uncharacterized PE-PGRS family protein PE_PGRS10-like; its protein translation is MPPPPMPPPPKPPPSAPPPPAPLTPQSAPPLLPVPPPTLPPPLRRRGHLNLDAACAAQAACATDAVPACLATPPPVPPPLLRLTPSAPPQTPLKPPAEAPAARSPLQRPLALAAQTVAAAEAAAAEAAASEAQAALRREDAFRCTSGFGVEGVRGSSGGGSGISGGDGGDSRGSGFSGGTSGVGDGAEDVSGGTGNVAEEGVKGVSGLGTDKGGGAGSGGFSVVGSSDGADSGFGIASGGADGGGFDGTSGISGGAGSVGCGRGGHTDDGVGGASGIGTDSWTAQAATAWAFRAPAAAVSVAVAAVEQTAASAQTALAAQAVLATQGAAGEQIAARRMAAANWWRGLRKRGQREPEGWQLKKGREGQKDQETCCRQRLLGLEHLHLLKLY